One Vigna unguiculata cultivar IT97K-499-35 chromosome 7, ASM411807v1, whole genome shotgun sequence genomic region harbors:
- the LOC114192605 gene encoding TNF receptor-associated factor homolog 1b-like isoform X3 has product MELSKVYDGFVDTSDNLIIKAQVQVIREKSDRPFRCLDCQYRRELVRVYLTNVEQICRRFVEERRSKLGKLIEDKARWSSFFSFWREIDQTSKRHMSREKTDVILKVVVKHFFIEKEVTSTLVMDSLHSGLNALEGQTQNQKAKVKLLDAEEIPAPLVHVEKDMFVLVDDVLLLLERAAIEPLPPKDEKCPQNRTKDGNSGEDFNKDSIERDERRLTELGRRTLEIFVLAHIFSNKIEVAYQEAVALKRQEELIREEEAAWQAESDQKAKRGSEREKKSKKKQAKQKRNNRKGKDKGREERSTVSVPEKNQDNAADDKNDSNIEEGVAVSEKADAVEDVSDVSDSVDGVAETLQPDSEDRDAGPVNWDTDASEVHPPSEDRNNGIGGASTIRNGMSEKRSSSVIDDSSSTCSTDSLPSVVMSDPHKGNSFSNYKVQKSPSRGKNRGKTLSDVSSWTNEIDSQPSRSAADAGDSNNESGSGKTGKSESEVVVLSLRDQLKWAEQHVVRKEEEFLSVKKPGIRDVVEAERSVDNDSLRKEKISAVPSSPISPPRNLSSSIQMKLEHKTSPTVYPVHIRKTSLSGSPQTDKDPSSPFTPASPVPAVSKTDIQKTSTARLTERSEAQVPMMSRPSSAPLVPGPRPTAPVASMVQTAPLLARSVSAAGRLGPDPLPATTHRRAPQSYRNVILGNPVASTAASLTHSSSSSSGVNPSSPGYSQPSLHSSVFLSQSSDRLDKSSGQSGVHFSLIARDVLQNGSQWIESSQRESNRMPFDQPSRLDDAQNHDLYRPAHSRSMGNMSTEFPACASGRHNQGLMVDEFPHLDIINDLLDDEHVIGKSAKSSSAFQSPNNGSQLLNRQLTFPGDLVANDDLGSSTSSCRFERSRSYHNDHRFQGGYSLSGGHYDSARDYIPAMSSVHCVNGQVDGLIPNQWQVGGSDLLYLGMRNTENGNYAYYPDYSNMTCGVNGYTVFRPSSGP; this is encoded by the exons ATGGAACTGTCCAAGGTGTATGATGGATTTGTTGATACTTCAGACAATCTGATAATAAAAGCTCAAGTTCAAGTCATAAg GGAGAAATCAGACAGACCTTTCCGGTGCCTTGATTGTCAATATAGGAGAGAACTTGTTAGGGTATATTTGACAAATGTAGAACAAATTTGTCGGCGTTTCGTGGAGGAGAGAAGAAGCAAACTTGGGAAATTGATAGAGGATAAAGCTAGATGGTCAAG CTTCTTTTCTTTCTGGCGGGAAATTGACCAGACTTCTAAGCGCCACATGTCTAGGGAGAAGACAGATGTAATTTTGAAAGTAGTTGTAAAGCATTTCTTCATTGAGAAAGAAGTCACTTCTACTTTGGTAATGGATTCCTTGCATAGTGGATTGAATGCTCTTGAAGGCCAGACTCAAAACCAAAAAGCTAAAGTGAAATTGCTGGATGCTGAAGAAATACCAGCGCCACTTGTTCATGTTGAGAAAGACATGTTTGTACTGGTGGATGATGTTTTACTGCTACTTGAAAGGGCTGCAATAGAACCACTGCCTCCTAAAGATGAAAAGTGCCCTCAAAACCGGACAAAG GATGGAAATTCTGGAGAGGATTTCAACAAGGATTCTATTGAGCGTGATGAAAGGCGTTTAACAGAATTGGGTCGTAGGACTTTGGAAATATTTGTCCTTGCCCATATATTCAG TAATAAAATTGAGGTTGCCTACCAGGAAGCTGTTGCACTAAAAAGACAAGAAGAACTCATCCGTGAAGAAGAGGCTGCATGGCAAGCTGAAAGTGATCAAAAAGCAAAACGTGGGAGTGAGAGGGAGAAGAAGTCGAAGAAAAAACAG GCCAAACAAAAACGTAACAACCGAAAAGGAAAGGACAAAGGGAGGGAGGAGAGGTCTACTGTCTCTGTACCTGAGAAGAACCAAGACAATGCTGCTGATGACAAAAATGATTCTAACATAGAGGAAGGTGTAGCTGTGTCTGAAAAGGCTGATGCTGTGGAAGATGTTTCTGACGTGTCTGACTCTGTAGATGGTGTTGCTGAAACGCTTCAGCCTGATTCAGAAGACAGAGATGCTGGTCCTGTTAATTGGGATACTGATGCATCAGAAGTTCATCCTCCATCTGAGGATAGAAACAATGGCATAGGTGGTGCTTCAACGATACGAAATGGAATGTCCGAGAAAAGGAGCAGTTCAGTGATAGATGATagttcttcaacatgttctacTGATTCTTTGCCGTCAGTAGTCATGAGTGACCCCCACAAGGGAAATTCTTTCTCAAATTATAAAGTCCAAAAGTCGCCTAGCAG AGGTAAGAACCGAGGCAAAACATTGTCTGATGTTAGTAGTTGGACGAATGAAATAGATAGTCAGCCATCTCGTTCTGCGGCAGATGCTGGGGATAGTAACAATGAGTCTGGAAGTGGTAAGACTGGCAAATCTGAGTCTGAGGTTGTTGTCCTCTCCTTACGTGATCAGTTGAAGTGGGCCGAGCAGCACGTTGTCAGAAAG GAAGAGGAGTTTCTTTCGGTGAAGAAACCGGGCATCAGAGACGTTGTTGAGGCAGAGAGATCTGTTGACAATGACAGTCTACGAAAAGAAAAGATATCAGCTGTGCCATCCTCACCCATTAGTCCTCCTAGAAACTTATCATCCTCTATTCAAATGAAGTTAGAACACAAGACTAGCCCTACTGTATATCCTGTTCATATCAGGAAAACATCTTTAAGTGGCTCCCCACAGACTGATAAAGACCCATCTTCACCTTTTACTCCTGCATCACCAGTCCCAGCTGTGTCTAAAACCGATATACAAAAGACTTCAACTGCAAGATTAACTGAAAGATCTGAGGCACAAGTGCCAATGATGTCGAGACCTTCAAGTGCTCCTTTAGTTCCTGGTCCCAGGCCAACTGCCCCTGTTGCCTCCATGGTTCAAACTGCTCCCCTACTTGCACGCTCAGTGAGTGCAGCTGGCCGGTTGGGTCCTGATCCCTTACCTGCTACTACCCATAGGCGTGCTCCTCAATCCTACAGAAATGTGATTTTGGGAAACCCTGTGGCGTCAACTGCTGCTAGTCTGACCCATTCCAGCTCCTCAAGTTCAGGAGTAAATCCATCATCACCTGGCTATTCTCAACCATCGTTACATTCATCTGTATTTTTATCCCAGAGCTCTGACAGATTGGACAAAAGTTCTGGTCAGTCTGGTGTTCATTTTAGCTTGATTGCACGGGATGTTTTACAGAATGGTTCCCAGTGGATTGAGAGTTCTCAAAGGGAATCGAACAGAATGCCCTTTGATCAACCCTCCAGGCTCGATGATGCTCAAAATCATGACTTGTACAGGCCGGCGCACAGTAGATCAATGGGCAACATGTCAACTGAGTTCCCAGCCTGTGCATCTGGGCGTCATAACCAAGGGTTAATGGTGGATGAGTTCCCACACCTTGATATCATAAATGACCTGCTTGATGATGAACATGTTATTGGGAAGTCGGCTAAATCAAGTTCAGCATTCCAGTCTCCAAATAATGGATCGCAGTTGCTAAATCGACAGCTCACTTTTCCTGGGGATTTGGTGGCAAATGATGATCTGGGATCTTCAACCAGTTCTTGCAGGTTTGAGCGATCACGAAGTTACCATAATGACCATAGATTCCAAGGAGGGTATAGCTTGTCTGGTGGGCATTATGATTCAGCGAGGGATTATATTCCAGCGATGAGTAGTGTGCATTGCGTGAATGGTCAGGTAGATGGGTTGATACCAAACCAATGGCAAGTGGGTGGTTCTGATCTGTTGTATCTAGGCATGAGAAACACAGAGAACGGTAATTATGCATACTATCCAGATTACTCAAATATGACATGCGGTGTCAATGGTTATACTGTATTCAGGCCGTCAAGTGGTCCCTAA
- the LOC114192605 gene encoding TNF receptor-associated factor homolog 1b-like isoform X1: MTGIVSEESGVGKSVEGISNEQRCQSGEALAEWRSSEQVENGITSTSPPYWDSDDGDDGPKPSELFGRYTWKIEKFSQINKRELRSSPFEVGGYKWYILIYPQGCDVCNHLSLFLCVANHDKLLPGWSHFAQFTIAVVNKDPKKSKYSDTLHRFWKKEHDWGWKKFMELSKVYDGFVDTSDNLIIKAQVQVIREKSDRPFRCLDCQYRRELVRVYLTNVEQICRRFVEERRSKLGKLIEDKARWSSFFSFWREIDQTSKRHMSREKTDVILKVVVKHFFIEKEVTSTLVMDSLHSGLNALEGQTQNQKAKVKLLDAEEIPAPLVHVEKDMFVLVDDVLLLLERAAIEPLPPKDEKCPQNRTKDGNSGEDFNKDSIERDERRLTELGRRTLEIFVLAHIFSNKIEVAYQEAVALKRQEELIREEEAAWQAESDQKAKRGSEREKKSKKKQAKQKRNNRKGKDKGREERSTVSVPEKNQDNAADDKNDSNIEEGVAVSEKADAVEDVSDVSDSVDGVAETLQPDSEDRDAGPVNWDTDASEVHPPSEDRNNGIGGASTIRNGMSEKRSSSVIDDSSSTCSTDSLPSVVMSDPHKGNSFSNYKVQKSPSRGKNRGKTLSDVSSWTNEIDSQPSRSAADAGDSNNESGSGKTGKSESEVVVLSLRDQLKWAEQHVVRKEEEFLSVKKPGIRDVVEAERSVDNDSLRKEKISAVPSSPISPPRNLSSSIQMKLEHKTSPTVYPVHIRKTSLSGSPQTDKDPSSPFTPASPVPAVSKTDIQKTSTARLTERSEAQVPMMSRPSSAPLVPGPRPTAPVASMVQTAPLLARSVSAAGRLGPDPLPATTHRRAPQSYRNVILGNPVASTAASLTHSSSSSSGVNPSSPGYSQPSLHSSVFLSQSSDRLDKSSGQSGVHFSLIARDVLQNGSQWIESSQRESNRMPFDQPSRLDDAQNHDLYRPAHSRSMGNMSTEFPACASGRHNQGLMVDEFPHLDIINDLLDDEHVIGKSAKSSSAFQSPNNGSQLLNRQLTFPGDLVANDDLGSSTSSCRFERSRSYHNDHRFQGGYSLSGGHYDSARDYIPAMSSVHCVNGQVDGLIPNQWQVGGSDLLYLGMRNTENGNYAYYPDYSNMTCGVNGYTVFRPSSGP, encoded by the exons ATGACTGGGATTGTGAGTGAGGAGTCTGGTGTGGGAAAGTCTGTGGAGGGAATTTCAAATGAGCAGCGATGTCAATCCGGGGAAGCATTGGCAGAATGGCGTTCTTCTGAGCAGGTGGAAAATGGAATCACATCTACCTCTCCCCCTTATTGGGACTCTGATGATGGAGATGATG GACCAAAACCTTCGGAGTTATTTGGAAGATATACATGGAAGATAGaaaagttttctcaaattaACAAAAGGGAACTTCGCAGTAGTCCATTTGAGGTTGGCGGCTACAAATG GTATATTTTAATCTATCCACAAGGCTGTGATGTATGCAATCATCTCTCACTCTTTCTGTGTGTTGCTAATCATGACAAACTTCTTCCAG GATGGAGTCATTTTGCTCAATTTACAATAGCCGTGGTCAATAAAGACCCAAAGAAATCAAAATATTCTG ATACATTGCATCGATTTTGGAAGAAGGAGCATGACTGGGGATGGAAAAAGTTTATGGAACTGTCCAAGGTGTATGATGGATTTGTTGATACTTCAGACAATCTGATAATAAAAGCTCAAGTTCAAGTCATAAg GGAGAAATCAGACAGACCTTTCCGGTGCCTTGATTGTCAATATAGGAGAGAACTTGTTAGGGTATATTTGACAAATGTAGAACAAATTTGTCGGCGTTTCGTGGAGGAGAGAAGAAGCAAACTTGGGAAATTGATAGAGGATAAAGCTAGATGGTCAAG CTTCTTTTCTTTCTGGCGGGAAATTGACCAGACTTCTAAGCGCCACATGTCTAGGGAGAAGACAGATGTAATTTTGAAAGTAGTTGTAAAGCATTTCTTCATTGAGAAAGAAGTCACTTCTACTTTGGTAATGGATTCCTTGCATAGTGGATTGAATGCTCTTGAAGGCCAGACTCAAAACCAAAAAGCTAAAGTGAAATTGCTGGATGCTGAAGAAATACCAGCGCCACTTGTTCATGTTGAGAAAGACATGTTTGTACTGGTGGATGATGTTTTACTGCTACTTGAAAGGGCTGCAATAGAACCACTGCCTCCTAAAGATGAAAAGTGCCCTCAAAACCGGACAAAG GATGGAAATTCTGGAGAGGATTTCAACAAGGATTCTATTGAGCGTGATGAAAGGCGTTTAACAGAATTGGGTCGTAGGACTTTGGAAATATTTGTCCTTGCCCATATATTCAG TAATAAAATTGAGGTTGCCTACCAGGAAGCTGTTGCACTAAAAAGACAAGAAGAACTCATCCGTGAAGAAGAGGCTGCATGGCAAGCTGAAAGTGATCAAAAAGCAAAACGTGGGAGTGAGAGGGAGAAGAAGTCGAAGAAAAAACAG GCCAAACAAAAACGTAACAACCGAAAAGGAAAGGACAAAGGGAGGGAGGAGAGGTCTACTGTCTCTGTACCTGAGAAGAACCAAGACAATGCTGCTGATGACAAAAATGATTCTAACATAGAGGAAGGTGTAGCTGTGTCTGAAAAGGCTGATGCTGTGGAAGATGTTTCTGACGTGTCTGACTCTGTAGATGGTGTTGCTGAAACGCTTCAGCCTGATTCAGAAGACAGAGATGCTGGTCCTGTTAATTGGGATACTGATGCATCAGAAGTTCATCCTCCATCTGAGGATAGAAACAATGGCATAGGTGGTGCTTCAACGATACGAAATGGAATGTCCGAGAAAAGGAGCAGTTCAGTGATAGATGATagttcttcaacatgttctacTGATTCTTTGCCGTCAGTAGTCATGAGTGACCCCCACAAGGGAAATTCTTTCTCAAATTATAAAGTCCAAAAGTCGCCTAGCAG AGGTAAGAACCGAGGCAAAACATTGTCTGATGTTAGTAGTTGGACGAATGAAATAGATAGTCAGCCATCTCGTTCTGCGGCAGATGCTGGGGATAGTAACAATGAGTCTGGAAGTGGTAAGACTGGCAAATCTGAGTCTGAGGTTGTTGTCCTCTCCTTACGTGATCAGTTGAAGTGGGCCGAGCAGCACGTTGTCAGAAAG GAAGAGGAGTTTCTTTCGGTGAAGAAACCGGGCATCAGAGACGTTGTTGAGGCAGAGAGATCTGTTGACAATGACAGTCTACGAAAAGAAAAGATATCAGCTGTGCCATCCTCACCCATTAGTCCTCCTAGAAACTTATCATCCTCTATTCAAATGAAGTTAGAACACAAGACTAGCCCTACTGTATATCCTGTTCATATCAGGAAAACATCTTTAAGTGGCTCCCCACAGACTGATAAAGACCCATCTTCACCTTTTACTCCTGCATCACCAGTCCCAGCTGTGTCTAAAACCGATATACAAAAGACTTCAACTGCAAGATTAACTGAAAGATCTGAGGCACAAGTGCCAATGATGTCGAGACCTTCAAGTGCTCCTTTAGTTCCTGGTCCCAGGCCAACTGCCCCTGTTGCCTCCATGGTTCAAACTGCTCCCCTACTTGCACGCTCAGTGAGTGCAGCTGGCCGGTTGGGTCCTGATCCCTTACCTGCTACTACCCATAGGCGTGCTCCTCAATCCTACAGAAATGTGATTTTGGGAAACCCTGTGGCGTCAACTGCTGCTAGTCTGACCCATTCCAGCTCCTCAAGTTCAGGAGTAAATCCATCATCACCTGGCTATTCTCAACCATCGTTACATTCATCTGTATTTTTATCCCAGAGCTCTGACAGATTGGACAAAAGTTCTGGTCAGTCTGGTGTTCATTTTAGCTTGATTGCACGGGATGTTTTACAGAATGGTTCCCAGTGGATTGAGAGTTCTCAAAGGGAATCGAACAGAATGCCCTTTGATCAACCCTCCAGGCTCGATGATGCTCAAAATCATGACTTGTACAGGCCGGCGCACAGTAGATCAATGGGCAACATGTCAACTGAGTTCCCAGCCTGTGCATCTGGGCGTCATAACCAAGGGTTAATGGTGGATGAGTTCCCACACCTTGATATCATAAATGACCTGCTTGATGATGAACATGTTATTGGGAAGTCGGCTAAATCAAGTTCAGCATTCCAGTCTCCAAATAATGGATCGCAGTTGCTAAATCGACAGCTCACTTTTCCTGGGGATTTGGTGGCAAATGATGATCTGGGATCTTCAACCAGTTCTTGCAGGTTTGAGCGATCACGAAGTTACCATAATGACCATAGATTCCAAGGAGGGTATAGCTTGTCTGGTGGGCATTATGATTCAGCGAGGGATTATATTCCAGCGATGAGTAGTGTGCATTGCGTGAATGGTCAGGTAGATGGGTTGATACCAAACCAATGGCAAGTGGGTGGTTCTGATCTGTTGTATCTAGGCATGAGAAACACAGAGAACGGTAATTATGCATACTATCCAGATTACTCAAATATGACATGCGGTGTCAATGGTTATACTGTATTCAGGCCGTCAAGTGGTCCCTAA
- the LOC114192605 gene encoding TNF receptor-associated factor homolog 1b-like isoform X2, giving the protein MRCYISLDLHSFCCDLELNYHEGEPGAAVKLCLVDRLVMGSNLETASLHMQGYILIYPQGCDVCNHLSLFLCVANHDKLLPGWSHFAQFTIAVVNKDPKKSKYSDTLHRFWKKEHDWGWKKFMELSKVYDGFVDTSDNLIIKAQVQVIREKSDRPFRCLDCQYRRELVRVYLTNVEQICRRFVEERRSKLGKLIEDKARWSSFFSFWREIDQTSKRHMSREKTDVILKVVVKHFFIEKEVTSTLVMDSLHSGLNALEGQTQNQKAKVKLLDAEEIPAPLVHVEKDMFVLVDDVLLLLERAAIEPLPPKDEKCPQNRTKDGNSGEDFNKDSIERDERRLTELGRRTLEIFVLAHIFSNKIEVAYQEAVALKRQEELIREEEAAWQAESDQKAKRGSEREKKSKKKQAKQKRNNRKGKDKGREERSTVSVPEKNQDNAADDKNDSNIEEGVAVSEKADAVEDVSDVSDSVDGVAETLQPDSEDRDAGPVNWDTDASEVHPPSEDRNNGIGGASTIRNGMSEKRSSSVIDDSSSTCSTDSLPSVVMSDPHKGNSFSNYKVQKSPSRGKNRGKTLSDVSSWTNEIDSQPSRSAADAGDSNNESGSGKTGKSESEVVVLSLRDQLKWAEQHVVRKEEEFLSVKKPGIRDVVEAERSVDNDSLRKEKISAVPSSPISPPRNLSSSIQMKLEHKTSPTVYPVHIRKTSLSGSPQTDKDPSSPFTPASPVPAVSKTDIQKTSTARLTERSEAQVPMMSRPSSAPLVPGPRPTAPVASMVQTAPLLARSVSAAGRLGPDPLPATTHRRAPQSYRNVILGNPVASTAASLTHSSSSSSGVNPSSPGYSQPSLHSSVFLSQSSDRLDKSSGQSGVHFSLIARDVLQNGSQWIESSQRESNRMPFDQPSRLDDAQNHDLYRPAHSRSMGNMSTEFPACASGRHNQGLMVDEFPHLDIINDLLDDEHVIGKSAKSSSAFQSPNNGSQLLNRQLTFPGDLVANDDLGSSTSSCRFERSRSYHNDHRFQGGYSLSGGHYDSARDYIPAMSSVHCVNGQVDGLIPNQWQVGGSDLLYLGMRNTENGNYAYYPDYSNMTCGVNGYTVFRPSSGP; this is encoded by the exons ATGAGGTGTTACATATCATTGGACTTACATAGCTTTTGTTGTGATTTAGAACTTAACTATCATGAGGGGGAGCCCGGTGCAGCAGTAAAGTTGTGCCTTGTTGACCGGTTGGTCATGGGTTCGAATCTGGAAACAGCCTCTTTGCATATGCAAGG GTATATTTTAATCTATCCACAAGGCTGTGATGTATGCAATCATCTCTCACTCTTTCTGTGTGTTGCTAATCATGACAAACTTCTTCCAG GATGGAGTCATTTTGCTCAATTTACAATAGCCGTGGTCAATAAAGACCCAAAGAAATCAAAATATTCTG ATACATTGCATCGATTTTGGAAGAAGGAGCATGACTGGGGATGGAAAAAGTTTATGGAACTGTCCAAGGTGTATGATGGATTTGTTGATACTTCAGACAATCTGATAATAAAAGCTCAAGTTCAAGTCATAAg GGAGAAATCAGACAGACCTTTCCGGTGCCTTGATTGTCAATATAGGAGAGAACTTGTTAGGGTATATTTGACAAATGTAGAACAAATTTGTCGGCGTTTCGTGGAGGAGAGAAGAAGCAAACTTGGGAAATTGATAGAGGATAAAGCTAGATGGTCAAG CTTCTTTTCTTTCTGGCGGGAAATTGACCAGACTTCTAAGCGCCACATGTCTAGGGAGAAGACAGATGTAATTTTGAAAGTAGTTGTAAAGCATTTCTTCATTGAGAAAGAAGTCACTTCTACTTTGGTAATGGATTCCTTGCATAGTGGATTGAATGCTCTTGAAGGCCAGACTCAAAACCAAAAAGCTAAAGTGAAATTGCTGGATGCTGAAGAAATACCAGCGCCACTTGTTCATGTTGAGAAAGACATGTTTGTACTGGTGGATGATGTTTTACTGCTACTTGAAAGGGCTGCAATAGAACCACTGCCTCCTAAAGATGAAAAGTGCCCTCAAAACCGGACAAAG GATGGAAATTCTGGAGAGGATTTCAACAAGGATTCTATTGAGCGTGATGAAAGGCGTTTAACAGAATTGGGTCGTAGGACTTTGGAAATATTTGTCCTTGCCCATATATTCAG TAATAAAATTGAGGTTGCCTACCAGGAAGCTGTTGCACTAAAAAGACAAGAAGAACTCATCCGTGAAGAAGAGGCTGCATGGCAAGCTGAAAGTGATCAAAAAGCAAAACGTGGGAGTGAGAGGGAGAAGAAGTCGAAGAAAAAACAG GCCAAACAAAAACGTAACAACCGAAAAGGAAAGGACAAAGGGAGGGAGGAGAGGTCTACTGTCTCTGTACCTGAGAAGAACCAAGACAATGCTGCTGATGACAAAAATGATTCTAACATAGAGGAAGGTGTAGCTGTGTCTGAAAAGGCTGATGCTGTGGAAGATGTTTCTGACGTGTCTGACTCTGTAGATGGTGTTGCTGAAACGCTTCAGCCTGATTCAGAAGACAGAGATGCTGGTCCTGTTAATTGGGATACTGATGCATCAGAAGTTCATCCTCCATCTGAGGATAGAAACAATGGCATAGGTGGTGCTTCAACGATACGAAATGGAATGTCCGAGAAAAGGAGCAGTTCAGTGATAGATGATagttcttcaacatgttctacTGATTCTTTGCCGTCAGTAGTCATGAGTGACCCCCACAAGGGAAATTCTTTCTCAAATTATAAAGTCCAAAAGTCGCCTAGCAG AGGTAAGAACCGAGGCAAAACATTGTCTGATGTTAGTAGTTGGACGAATGAAATAGATAGTCAGCCATCTCGTTCTGCGGCAGATGCTGGGGATAGTAACAATGAGTCTGGAAGTGGTAAGACTGGCAAATCTGAGTCTGAGGTTGTTGTCCTCTCCTTACGTGATCAGTTGAAGTGGGCCGAGCAGCACGTTGTCAGAAAG GAAGAGGAGTTTCTTTCGGTGAAGAAACCGGGCATCAGAGACGTTGTTGAGGCAGAGAGATCTGTTGACAATGACAGTCTACGAAAAGAAAAGATATCAGCTGTGCCATCCTCACCCATTAGTCCTCCTAGAAACTTATCATCCTCTATTCAAATGAAGTTAGAACACAAGACTAGCCCTACTGTATATCCTGTTCATATCAGGAAAACATCTTTAAGTGGCTCCCCACAGACTGATAAAGACCCATCTTCACCTTTTACTCCTGCATCACCAGTCCCAGCTGTGTCTAAAACCGATATACAAAAGACTTCAACTGCAAGATTAACTGAAAGATCTGAGGCACAAGTGCCAATGATGTCGAGACCTTCAAGTGCTCCTTTAGTTCCTGGTCCCAGGCCAACTGCCCCTGTTGCCTCCATGGTTCAAACTGCTCCCCTACTTGCACGCTCAGTGAGTGCAGCTGGCCGGTTGGGTCCTGATCCCTTACCTGCTACTACCCATAGGCGTGCTCCTCAATCCTACAGAAATGTGATTTTGGGAAACCCTGTGGCGTCAACTGCTGCTAGTCTGACCCATTCCAGCTCCTCAAGTTCAGGAGTAAATCCATCATCACCTGGCTATTCTCAACCATCGTTACATTCATCTGTATTTTTATCCCAGAGCTCTGACAGATTGGACAAAAGTTCTGGTCAGTCTGGTGTTCATTTTAGCTTGATTGCACGGGATGTTTTACAGAATGGTTCCCAGTGGATTGAGAGTTCTCAAAGGGAATCGAACAGAATGCCCTTTGATCAACCCTCCAGGCTCGATGATGCTCAAAATCATGACTTGTACAGGCCGGCGCACAGTAGATCAATGGGCAACATGTCAACTGAGTTCCCAGCCTGTGCATCTGGGCGTCATAACCAAGGGTTAATGGTGGATGAGTTCCCACACCTTGATATCATAAATGACCTGCTTGATGATGAACATGTTATTGGGAAGTCGGCTAAATCAAGTTCAGCATTCCAGTCTCCAAATAATGGATCGCAGTTGCTAAATCGACAGCTCACTTTTCCTGGGGATTTGGTGGCAAATGATGATCTGGGATCTTCAACCAGTTCTTGCAGGTTTGAGCGATCACGAAGTTACCATAATGACCATAGATTCCAAGGAGGGTATAGCTTGTCTGGTGGGCATTATGATTCAGCGAGGGATTATATTCCAGCGATGAGTAGTGTGCATTGCGTGAATGGTCAGGTAGATGGGTTGATACCAAACCAATGGCAAGTGGGTGGTTCTGATCTGTTGTATCTAGGCATGAGAAACACAGAGAACGGTAATTATGCATACTATCCAGATTACTCAAATATGACATGCGGTGTCAATGGTTATACTGTATTCAGGCCGTCAAGTGGTCCCTAA